One Leptolyngbyaceae cyanobacterium genomic window carries:
- a CDS encoding AAA-like domain-containing protein, translating into MKQRTDLANHPCQSMNIDEIVEAVEKTILYRPLNPLERLILRQSWLGQDYKEMTQNARYGSNYIKEVGSQLWRELSDALGQKVTKKNIHIILSHHELNRTNNPENQEEQALTSELRPKSNYPVLHEFHKIKYPSEPVPFNSPLYVSRPPVEELAYREINKSGCVIRIKAPKKMGKSSLLNQIIAHSSEKGYKIVYLDFQEAEQAVFASLDKFLRWFCANVSRSLNLSSKLEEYWDEDMGSKVSCKIYFEGYLLEEIDRPIVLALNEVNRVFEHPTIAQDFLPMLRFWHEQGQSVEAWQKLRLVVVHSTEIYIPLKINQSPFNVGLSIQLPPFNLEQVKDLGRRYGLNWTNSNEAQKLMEIVGGHPYLVSIALYHLCQGEITLDELLRTAPTQAGIYRDYLRSHLAMLRDEPALTSAFQQVVSQDGSVPLEAIAAYKLESMGLIQLEGNLAKLSCELYRLYFREQLGFGQALGGILFS; encoded by the coding sequence ATGAAACAGAGAACTGACTTAGCAAACCATCCCTGTCAATCGATGAATATTGATGAAATTGTAGAGGCTGTAGAAAAGACCATTTTATATCGTCCGCTCAATCCCCTAGAAAGATTGATATTACGTCAGTCTTGGCTTGGACAAGATTATAAAGAGATGACACAAAATGCTCGCTATGGTAGCAACTATATCAAGGAAGTTGGTTCTCAGTTGTGGCGGGAGCTTTCAGACGCATTGGGGCAAAAGGTAACCAAAAAAAATATACATATAATTTTAAGTCATCATGAATTAAACCGCACAAATAACCCAGAAAATCAAGAAGAACAAGCATTAACCAGTGAATTACGACCAAAAAGCAATTATCCGGTTTTACATGAATTTCACAAAATAAAGTATCCGAGCGAACCCGTACCTTTTAATTCCCCTTTGTATGTCAGTCGTCCTCCAGTGGAAGAACTTGCTTACCGAGAAATTAACAAATCCGGATGCGTTATCCGGATCAAAGCACCCAAAAAAATGGGAAAGAGTTCTTTACTCAATCAAATTATCGCTCATTCCAGTGAAAAAGGTTATAAGATAGTCTATTTAGACTTTCAAGAAGCAGAACAAGCCGTGTTTGCTTCTCTCGATAAATTTCTCCGTTGGTTTTGTGCCAATGTGAGCAGAAGCTTGAATCTAAGTAGCAAGCTGGAGGAATACTGGGATGAAGATATGGGCAGTAAAGTAAGTTGTAAAATTTACTTTGAAGGATATCTGCTAGAGGAAATCGATCGGCCAATAGTGTTGGCCTTGAATGAAGTAAATCGAGTTTTCGAGCATCCTACCATTGCTCAAGACTTTTTACCAATGTTGCGATTTTGGCACGAACAAGGACAATCGGTAGAAGCTTGGCAAAAACTGCGGTTAGTAGTCGTTCATTCGACAGAAATTTACATTCCTCTCAAAATAAATCAATCTCCTTTTAATGTCGGATTATCTATTCAGTTACCGCCGTTTAATTTGGAACAAGTAAAAGATTTAGGTAGACGCTACGGGCTGAATTGGACAAATAGCAATGAAGCTCAGAAACTCATGGAAATAGTCGGCGGACATCCCTATTTAGTGAGCATTGCACTTTATCACTTGTGTCAGGGAGAGATCACATTGGATGAATTATTGCGAACTGCACCGACACAAGCTGGTATTTATCGCGATTATTTACGATCGCATTTAGCAATGTTACGAGATGAACCTGCTTTAACCTCTGCTTTCCAACAAGTTGTCAGCCAAGATGGAAGCGTGCCATTAGAAGCGATCGCAGCTTATAAACTAGAAAGTATGGGATTAATCCAACTAGAAGGAAATTTGGCTAAACTCAGCTGCGAACTGTATCGTCTTTATTTTCGCGAACAACTCGGTTTCGGTCAAGCATTAGGCGGTATCTTATTTTCCTAA
- a CDS encoding S-layer family protein, whose translation MKLIKRSPFFHKIFTSTTTTLIWLAASSAAPAQIIPDATLGNENSQVIPNIQINNIDSDRIDGGAIRGNNLFHSFQEFNIPEGRGAYFSNPHNITNILTRITGTNPSNIFGTLGVLGNANLFLINPNGIVFGPNARLDLRGSFFASSASGIAFDEFEFSTLNPQAPPLLTVNIPLGLRFRDHPGSIVVNGPGHFLAVDPQTGTFDYRNRPVGLQVDADRTLALVGGDVVLIGGNLTASAGRIELGSVASSGLVNLSEFGLDYTDISNFRDIRLAPAASVTTRGERGGAMQLQGRQIAIANGSIIDSSTLGAGTGGNLTVRATEAIELSGTVPGTPIPSFILTQVQPGATGSGGDITIETKRLQLTDDAQISAVTFGQGDAGNLTVRATEAVEVLGGSVPGATPTALLVLTQFPATGRAGDLTIETSRLLVTGGAAITNSTYGQADAGSLTVLAQTIEVSGTTADGQIPSGLFSEVAQGGTGNAGNLRLETERLLVTDGAQIGVGVLGQGNGGNLIVKATELIELRGTSANELLPSGLFAELTPQAIGKGGNITLETQRLLVVGGAHIIAGTNGQGDAGSLTVLAQTVEVSGSSPNDRLPSILSTGVGPTAIGNSNELLIQTQRLLVTDGAQIGSSTQGQGNSANVIIRAEEIELRGTRPTLPFSSGLFATVEPTGRGTGGNLSIETDRLQVTGGAKVEVATFGQGDAGNLSVLATESILLSDAPANALFASGLYARVVALPEFGIVGTGRGGTLAIATPRLQVENGATITVSDESGVKGAGNLQIDADTIGLSDRAIITAETAAGERGNITLNATDIQLRRHSRITTNASATATGGNININSDILLAFPGENSDITANAVEGAGGRIQINVPNIFGISALSREQLANLLPPETTLNPVFLSTNDITAISQAGSQLSGPVIFSTAGINPAQGLVELPQNVVDPDALIAANPCVQTTTSELVITGRGGLPVNPAQPLGDDRVQVSWSELPSGEVGQRGTDFHPSSFILHPSSIIPATGWTIDKRGKVTLTAYNPNPENNSSRRIGQAQVVCRSH comes from the coding sequence ATGAAGTTAATCAAGCGATCGCCTTTTTTTCATAAAATTTTTACATCCACTACTACAACCTTAATTTGGTTAGCTGCCTCTTCCGCCGCACCAGCACAAATTATTCCTGATGCCACTTTGGGCAATGAAAATTCACAAGTAATACCTAATATCCAAATTAACAATATAGATAGCGATCGCATAGATGGCGGTGCGATTCGCGGTAATAATTTATTTCACAGCTTTCAAGAATTCAACATCCCAGAAGGAAGAGGCGCTTACTTTTCCAATCCTCATAATATTACCAATATTCTCACTCGCATTACAGGTACAAATCCTTCTAATATTTTCGGAACATTAGGAGTATTGGGGAATGCTAACTTATTTTTAATTAATCCCAACGGCATTGTTTTCGGGCCAAATGCTCGGTTAGATTTACGAGGCTCATTTTTCGCATCTTCTGCCAGTGGAATAGCATTTGATGAATTTGAATTTAGTACCCTTAACCCGCAAGCACCACCTTTATTAACAGTAAATATTCCCCTTGGTTTGAGATTTCGAGATCATCCCGGCAGTATTGTGGTAAACGGGCCCGGACATTTCCTGGCAGTCGATCCGCAAACGGGTACTTTTGACTACCGAAATCGTCCCGTAGGATTACAGGTAGATGCCGATCGCACTCTCGCCTTAGTAGGCGGTGACGTAGTTCTCATCGGTGGTAATTTAACCGCTTCTGCCGGACGAATCGAACTGGGCAGCGTGGCAAGTTCCGGTTTAGTTAACCTGAGTGAGTTTGGTCTTGACTATACAGACATTAGTAATTTTAGAGATATTCGACTTGCACCAGCCGCTTCCGTAACCACGCGCGGCGAACGTGGGGGTGCAATGCAGTTACAAGGCAGGCAAATTGCGATCGCCAATGGCTCGATCATTGACTCCAGCACCTTGGGAGCGGGAACTGGTGGCAACTTAACAGTACGGGCAACAGAAGCCATCGAACTGTCGGGAACCGTACCCGGTACGCCCATTCCCAGCTTCATATTGACCCAAGTCCAACCAGGAGCAACAGGCAGCGGCGGCGATATCACCATTGAAACCAAACGTTTACAATTAACCGATGACGCACAGATTAGCGCGGTCACCTTTGGACAAGGAGATGCAGGCAATTTAACCGTCCGTGCGACTGAGGCTGTAGAAGTATTAGGCGGCTCAGTCCCCGGAGCTACTCCCACTGCATTACTTGTCCTGACCCAATTCCCAGCTACCGGTCGAGCAGGAGACTTGACGATCGAAACCTCGCGCTTGCTGGTAACAGGGGGTGCTGCTATTACGAATAGCACTTATGGGCAAGCAGATGCAGGTTCGTTAACCGTGCTTGCCCAAACAATTGAGGTATCGGGAACTACTGCCGATGGTCAAATTCCCAGTGGTTTGTTTTCCGAAGTAGCCCAGGGAGGAACCGGCAATGCAGGCAATTTAAGATTGGAAACCGAACGCTTGCTCGTTACAGATGGTGCCCAGATTGGTGTGGGTGTCTTGGGGCAAGGAAATGGGGGTAATTTAATAGTTAAAGCTACTGAGCTAATTGAATTGCGCGGTACTTCAGCCAACGAACTCCTTCCCAGCGGCCTATTTGCCGAACTTACCCCGCAAGCGATCGGCAAAGGAGGCAATATAACTTTAGAAACCCAACGCTTACTGGTGGTGGGTGGTGCTCATATTATCGCTGGCACGAACGGACAAGGAGATGCAGGTTCATTAACCGTACTAGCTCAAACAGTTGAGGTGTCGGGGAGTTCTCCCAACGATAGATTGCCTAGTATTTTGTCTACTGGTGTCGGTCCGACAGCGATCGGTAATAGTAATGAATTGCTGATTCAAACTCAACGATTGCTGGTAACAGACGGTGCCCAAATTGGTTCTAGTACCCAAGGACAGGGCAATTCGGCCAATGTAATAATCCGAGCAGAGGAGATAGAACTGCGCGGTACGAGACCCACTCTTCCTTTTTCCAGTGGTTTGTTTGCCACTGTCGAGCCAACTGGTAGGGGTACGGGAGGGAACTTGTCGATCGAAACCGATCGCTTACAAGTGACTGGCGGTGCAAAAGTGGAAGTTGCCACCTTCGGACAAGGAGATGCGGGAAACCTTTCTGTACTAGCCACCGAAAGCATTTTATTATCAGATGCCCCAGCCAATGCCTTATTTGCCAGCGGTTTGTACGCTAGGGTGGTCGCATTACCGGAATTCGGAATTGTAGGGACAGGTCGGGGGGGAACTTTAGCGATCGCAACTCCTCGCTTACAAGTGGAAAATGGCGCGACGATTACAGTCAGCGACGAATCTGGAGTAAAAGGGGCAGGCAACCTGCAAATCGATGCCGATACGATCGGTTTAAGCGATCGAGCCATCATCACCGCCGAAACCGCCGCCGGAGAAAGAGGTAACATCACTCTCAACGCCACCGACATCCAACTGCGCCGCCACAGCCGCATCACCACCAACGCCTCCGCTACAGCCACGGGTGGCAACATTAATATCAACAGCGACATTTTGCTGGCTTTTCCAGGGGAAAATAGCGATATCACCGCCAATGCCGTGGAAGGTGCAGGGGGACGCATCCAAATTAACGTTCCCAATATCTTCGGTATTTCCGCCCTCTCGCGAGAACAGTTAGCAAATTTACTTCCACCAGAAACTACTTTAAATCCTGTCTTCCTTTCCACCAACGACATCACTGCCATTTCCCAAGCAGGGTCGCAACTGAGCGGTCCGGTAATTTTTAGCACTGCTGGCATCAACCCAGCCCAAGGATTGGTAGAGTTGCCTCAAAACGTAGTTGACCCAGATGCCTTAATTGCTGCTAACCCTTGCGTACAAACAACCACAAGTGAATTAGTAATTACGGGTAGGGGTGGCTTACCTGTTAATCCCGCCCAACCTTTAGGTGACGATCGAGTGCAAGTTAGTTGGAGTGAGTTACCTAGTGGAGAGGTGGGACAGAGGGGGACGGATTTTCATCCTTCATCCTTCATCCTTCATCCTTCATCAATTATTCCTGCTACTGGATGGACGATCGACAAACGAGGTAAAGTAACCCTGACAGCTTATAATCCGAATCCGGAGAATAACTCTTCTCGGCGTATTGGGCAGGCACAAGTTGTTTGTCGCTCTCATTAA
- a CDS encoding ShlB/FhaC/HecB family hemolysin secretion/activation protein — protein sequence MVGNPFKLLAQSPPNPIIPREPELPVPNLPVPQPNPLEPSQSTPVQPAPVPESSQTIVVERFEFEGNTAFSDETLTAVTQPFIGKPITFAELLQVESAITQKYVEAGYINSGAVIPANQSFPQDRAVVRVQIVEGGLAEIRITGNRRLNSAYVRSRLAIATKPPLNRDRLLEALQLLQLDPLIESISAELQPGVIPSSSRLEVRINEADTFDTEIVLDNERSPSVGSFRRGIRIRERNLTGLGDAIELSYANTDGSHDYDVNYTIPINSRNGTIGLGASYTETEVIEPPFDRIDIEGKSLYLNVSFRQPLILKPTREFALGVTASHQQSQTFIQEEPFPLAAGADEEGRTRISAVRFFQDYVQRNPKEVFAARSQFSLGLDLFDATINEEAPDGRFFAWRGQAQYVRQLAPQTLLLFRADAQLTPDSLVSLEQIGLGGLRSVRGYRQDILLTDNGVFFSLEARIPILRVRNLSGVLQVAPFVDFGVGWNNRDRTPLDKNTLAGIGLGLLWQMGDDFSARIDYGIPLIDVDSGDRTLQEKGFYFQIRYNPF from the coding sequence ATGGTAGGAAACCCATTTAAACTGTTAGCGCAATCTCCTCCCAATCCGATTATCCCTAGAGAACCTGAGTTACCAGTACCTAACCTACCCGTTCCCCAACCAAATCCCCTAGAACCGTCTCAATCTACGCCAGTACAACCCGCACCCGTACCGGAAAGTTCTCAAACGATCGTAGTAGAACGGTTTGAATTTGAGGGAAATACAGCTTTTAGCGACGAAACTTTAACAGCAGTTACCCAACCTTTCATCGGTAAACCCATTACTTTTGCCGAACTGCTACAAGTGGAATCAGCGATTACCCAAAAATATGTAGAAGCTGGTTATATTAATTCAGGAGCGGTGATTCCAGCTAACCAAAGTTTTCCCCAAGATCGGGCAGTTGTAAGAGTGCAAATCGTAGAAGGTGGTTTGGCAGAAATCCGAATTACGGGTAATCGCCGCTTAAATTCCGCTTACGTTCGATCGCGTTTAGCCATCGCCACCAAACCCCCCCTCAATCGCGATCGCTTATTGGAAGCACTCCAATTACTACAACTCGATCCGTTAATCGAAAGTATCTCAGCCGAACTTCAACCGGGAGTAATTCCATCATCAAGCCGATTAGAAGTCCGAATTAACGAAGCAGACACCTTTGATACGGAAATCGTTCTCGATAACGAAAGATCTCCGAGTGTCGGGAGTTTTCGGCGCGGTATTCGCATCAGAGAAAGAAATTTAACCGGTTTGGGAGATGCGATCGAACTTTCCTACGCCAACACCGATGGTAGCCATGACTACGACGTTAACTACACCATACCGATTAATTCTCGCAACGGTACGATCGGATTAGGTGCTAGTTATACGGAAACCGAAGTGATCGAACCACCATTCGATCGCATAGATATAGAAGGAAAATCCCTCTACCTCAATGTCAGTTTCCGCCAACCCCTGATTTTAAAACCAACGCGAGAATTTGCCTTGGGGGTAACTGCATCCCACCAACAAAGTCAAACTTTTATCCAAGAAGAACCATTTCCCTTAGCAGCAGGTGCAGATGAAGAAGGAAGAACCAGAATTTCCGCCGTGCGCTTTTTCCAAGATTACGTACAGCGTAACCCAAAAGAAGTATTTGCCGCGCGATCGCAATTCAGCCTCGGTTTAGACCTTTTCGATGCCACAATTAACGAAGAAGCACCAGACGGACGCTTTTTTGCATGGCGGGGACAAGCCCAATACGTGCGCCAGTTAGCCCCACAAACATTATTACTCTTTCGTGCCGACGCCCAACTAACCCCCGATTCCCTAGTATCGTTAGAACAAATTGGATTGGGCGGGCTCCGCAGCGTGCGCGGTTATCGCCAAGATATCCTGCTGACGGACAACGGCGTATTTTTCTCATTAGAAGCACGCATTCCGATTCTCAGGGTACGAAACTTGTCCGGTGTTTTACAAGTTGCCCCATTCGTCGATTTTGGCGTTGGTTGGAATAATCGCGATCGCACTCCTTTAGATAAAAATACCTTAGCTGGCATAGGTTTAGGGTTGCTTTGGCAAATGGGCGATGATTTTTCAGCACGCATAGATTATGGCATTCCCTTAATTGATGTAGATTCGGGCGATCGAACATTGCAAGAAAAAGGCTTTTATTTCCAAATTCGGTACAATCCTTTCTAG